One genomic region from Candidatus Borkfalkia ceftriaxoniphila encodes:
- a CDS encoding class II glutamine amidotransferase, whose translation MLYEGQFRNPSGCAVAGVIDRSGRPMSGEGMIEAISVMHDRSNGLGGGFAGYGIYPHYKDFYAFHLFYSKKEAQEETEAFLGRHFEIVYSSEMQTRKIPSVRDEPIIYRYFFAPLPQKLARSHLDEREYVARCVNRVNAQISGAYVFSCGKNMGIFKGVGYPEDIGRFYRLEEYEGYAWTCHGRYPTNTPGWWGGAHPFGLLDLSVVHNGEISSYDANRRYIEMFGYKCTLQTDTEVITYIIDYLMRKQGLTLEETAHVIAASFWSTIAEKEAGAREQETLLRRMFPSLLVTGPFSVILGYTGGLMALNDRLKLRSMICAEKGDKAYISSEESAIRRIEPSLDKIWAPAGGEPVVFELYDKKGEREQ comes from the coding sequence ATTTTATATGAAGGTCAATTCAGAAACCCGTCGGGCTGCGCGGTCGCGGGCGTTATAGACAGGAGCGGCAGGCCCATGAGCGGCGAGGGAATGATCGAGGCGATCTCTGTCATGCACGATCGTTCCAACGGTCTGGGCGGCGGGTTTGCGGGTTACGGGATCTATCCGCATTACAAAGATTTTTATGCCTTTCATCTCTTTTACAGCAAAAAGGAGGCGCAGGAGGAAACGGAAGCCTTTCTCGGCAGACATTTTGAGATCGTCTATTCCTCGGAAATGCAGACGCGCAAGATCCCTTCCGTTCGGGACGAACCGATCATTTACCGCTATTTTTTCGCGCCTCTTCCGCAAAAACTTGCGCGCAGCCATCTGGACGAACGCGAATACGTCGCAAGGTGCGTCAACCGCGTCAATGCGCAGATAAGCGGCGCCTATGTCTTTTCCTGCGGCAAAAACATGGGGATCTTCAAGGGCGTCGGGTATCCCGAAGATATCGGCAGATTTTACCGTCTGGAAGAATACGAGGGATACGCCTGGACGTGCCACGGCCGTTACCCGACCAACACGCCCGGCTGGTGGGGCGGCGCGCACCCGTTCGGGCTTTTGGATCTTTCCGTCGTTCACAACGGCGAAATTTCCTCCTATGACGCGAACCGGCGTTATATCGAAATGTTCGGCTACAAATGCACGTTGCAGACGGACACGGAAGTCATTACGTATATCATCGATTACCTTATGCGCAAGCAAGGGCTCACGCTTGAAGAAACCGCGCACGTCATTGCGGCGTCTTTTTGGAGCACCATCGCCGAAAAGGAAGCGGGGGCAAGAGAACAGGAAACGCTCCTGCGCCGTATGTTTCCCTCGCTGCTCGTAACCGGACCGTTCTCCGTTATTCTGGGCTATACGGGCGGACTGATGGCGCTGAACGACCGCTTGAAACTACGTTCCATGATCTGTGCGGAAAAGGGCGATAAGGCATACATTTCCAGCGAGGAGAGCGCGATCAGGCGCATCGAGCCGTCACTCGATAAGATCTGGGCGCCGGCAGGCGGCGAACCCGTCGTTTTCGAACTGTACGATAAAAAAGGAGAGCGCGAGCAATGA
- a CDS encoding glutamate synthase-related protein, translating into MNMYIQPDYEVVRSEKKCIVCRVCERQCANLVHSFDARTGKMLADDSKCVNCHRCVCLCPTHALKIVRSDDVYKPNANWDKPTIDEVYKQADTGGVLLSSMGTPKTYPIYWDKMLLNASQVTNPPIDPLREPMETQVYLGKRTVRIERDEKGRIKNNLPPQLKLKVPVLFSAMSYGSISYNAHESLARAAETLGIYYNTGEGGLHKDFYKYGKNTVVQVASGRFGVFKDYLENAAAIEIKMGQGAKPGIGGHLPGTKISADVSETRMIPQGADAISPAPHHDIYSIEDLRQLVYSVKEATEYKKPVIVKIAAVHNVAAIASGIARSGADVIAVDGFRGGTGAAPTRIRDNVGIPIELALAQVDERLREEGIRDEVSVIAGGSVRSSADVVKAIALGADACYIGTAALLALGCHLCRSCHEGKCNWGIATQRPDLVKRLDPEVGYKRLVNLVTAWEHEIQEMMGGMGINSVEALRGNRLMLRGVGLNEPELKILGIRYAGESL; encoded by the coding sequence ATGAATATGTATATACAGCCCGATTATGAAGTCGTCCGCAGCGAAAAAAAATGTATTGTTTGCCGTGTTTGCGAGCGGCAGTGCGCCAACCTGGTGCACTCTTTCGATGCGCGGACAGGAAAAATGCTCGCGGACGATTCCAAATGCGTAAACTGTCACCGCTGCGTATGCCTGTGCCCGACGCACGCGCTAAAAATCGTGAGATCGGACGATGTCTATAAACCGAACGCCAACTGGGATAAGCCGACGATCGACGAAGTATATAAGCAGGCAGACACGGGCGGCGTGCTCCTTTCCTCGATGGGCACGCCCAAAACGTATCCGATCTATTGGGATAAAATGCTGCTCAACGCCTCGCAGGTCACGAATCCGCCCATCGATCCTTTGCGCGAGCCGATGGAAACGCAGGTATATCTGGGCAAACGCACCGTTAGGATCGAACGGGACGAAAAGGGCAGGATCAAAAACAATCTGCCGCCGCAACTGAAATTAAAGGTGCCCGTCCTGTTTTCGGCGATGAGTTACGGTTCCATTTCTTACAATGCGCACGAGTCGCTCGCGCGTGCGGCGGAGACGCTGGGTATCTATTATAATACGGGCGAGGGCGGACTGCACAAGGATTTCTACAAATACGGGAAAAATACCGTCGTGCAGGTGGCGAGCGGCCGATTCGGCGTATTCAAAGATTATCTGGAAAACGCAGCCGCCATCGAAATCAAGATGGGGCAAGGCGCGAAACCCGGGATCGGCGGACATCTGCCGGGTACGAAAATTTCGGCGGACGTTTCCGAAACGCGCATGATCCCGCAAGGTGCGGACGCCATCTCTCCCGCGCCGCATCACGATATCTATTCCATCGAGGATCTGCGCCAACTCGTATATTCTGTCAAGGAAGCGACCGAATATAAAAAGCCCGTCATCGTAAAGATCGCGGCGGTCCATAACGTCGCGGCGATCGCGAGCGGCATTGCCCGAAGCGGTGCGGACGTCATCGCCGTCGACGGTTTCCGCGGCGGCACCGGCGCGGCGCCCACGCGCATCCGCGACAACGTAGGGATCCCCATCGAACTCGCTCTCGCGCAGGTGGACGAACGATTGCGCGAGGAAGGGATACGCGACGAGGTTTCCGTCATTGCGGGCGGTTCCGTCCGTTCGAGCGCGGACGTGGTAAAGGCGATCGCGTTGGGGGCGGACGCCTGCTATATCGGAACGGCGGCGCTGCTTGCTTTGGGGTGTCATCTCTGCAGGTCCTGCCATGAAGGCAAATGCAACTGGGGCATCGCCACCCAAAGACCCGACCTCGTCAAGCGGCTGGATCCCGAAGTCGGATATAAGCGGCTCGTCAATCTCGTAACGGCGTGGGAACACGAAATACAGGAGATGATGGGCGGCATGGGCATCAATTCCGTCGAAGCGCTGCGGGGCAACCGCCTGATGCTGCGCGGCGTGGGGCTGAACGAGCCCGAACTGAAAATACTCGGCATTCGGTACGCAGGCGAATCGCTGTAA
- a CDS encoding rolling circle replication-associated protein, with protein sequence MPYSKVKVYSDGSHRIGIPYEPNPHAGKRRKVPEEVITVTEPAEDVSAMPDVNTVGNEPAQTEREEIATVSKQKRMTRKELFEELYQKSADMKKRERKSYVQKEMLPYFKDSISCRAFVEHNFNRKHRNMVCRKMRLWRKINQQTFNYFVTFTFDDKKHTEESFQKKLMQCLQHFSSRKDWLYIGAWERGKDTNRLHFHGIFYIPEGAMSGEMEEVRDFDTRKRKKQTIRQNTFFAERFGRNEFRPISHSSDLPQMVRYLMKYIEKSGGKLIYSRGLYRYFVTDIMDEDIICPYGEEGKKFILFDDFGCWMGGEYIGQPSSREVIARLPKVT encoded by the coding sequence ATGCCGTATAGCAAAGTAAAAGTCTATTCGGATGGGAGCCACCGTATCGGGATACCTTACGAGCCGAACCCTCACGCGGGGAAACGTCGTAAAGTTCCCGAAGAGGTGATCACCGTCACGGAACCCGCCGAAGATGTTTCGGCAATGCCCGATGTGAATACCGTCGGGAACGAACCTGCCCAAACGGAACGAGAGGAAATCGCAACGGTTTCCAAACAAAAGCGTATGACACGCAAAGAGTTATTCGAGGAACTGTATCAAAAGAGCGCGGATATGAAAAAGCGGGAAAGAAAATCGTACGTGCAAAAAGAAATGCTGCCCTATTTCAAGGACAGCATCTCCTGCCGTGCGTTCGTGGAACATAACTTTAACAGAAAGCACAGGAATATGGTCTGCCGCAAAATGCGGCTGTGGAGAAAGATTAACCAGCAGACATTTAACTATTTTGTAACTTTTACGTTCGACGATAAGAAACATACGGAAGAAAGTTTTCAAAAGAAACTTATGCAGTGTTTACAGCATTTCAGTTCGAGAAAGGACTGGCTGTACATAGGCGCGTGGGAACGCGGAAAAGATACAAACCGTTTGCATTTTCACGGGATATTCTATATCCCCGAAGGAGCAATGTCGGGAGAGATGGAAGAAGTACGGGATTTCGATACCCGAAAGAGAAAAAAGCAGACGATTCGGCAGAATACGTTTTTTGCTGAGAGATTCGGGCGGAACGAGTTCCGTCCTATAAGCCATTCCTCGGATCTGCCGCAGATGGTGAGGTATCTTATGAAGTATATCGAGAAGTCGGGCGGCAAACTCATTTATTCGAGAGGACTGTACCGGTATTTCGTGACGGATATAATGGACGAGGATATCATCTGTCCTTACGGGGAAGAAGGAAAAAAGTTTATCCTTTTCGACGATTTCGGATGCTGGATGGGCGGAGAATACATAGGACAGCCGAGCAGCAGAGAGGTGATAGCGCGGTTGCCGAAAGTGACGTAG
- a CDS encoding ammonium transporter — MGIFGSTGIWFLIGAILVWFMQAGFAMVETGFTRAKNAGNIIMKNLMDFCLGTIVFVLLGAGLMMGEDVLFGLVGLPNLGIFTDFANYDWSAFFFNLVFCATTATIVSGAMAERTKFLSYCIYSCVISAIVYPVEAHWAWGGGWLSKEILGVTYIDFAGSSLIHMVGGISSFIGALILGPRWGKYLDKDKRPTLDRRKAVHVRAIPGHNLTIGALGVFILWFCWYGFNGAAASDMTQLAQILVVTTVATAAATCATMIFTWIKNKKPDVSMTLNGSLAGLVAITAGCAAVDVVGAFFIGVVAGILVVVAVEFIDKKLHIDDPVGAIAVHGCNGLWGTLACGLFSVGTGLFYTGNFAQLLVQFIGVVSIAAWTIVCMVALFLILKRTVGLRASKTEEVEGLDKHEHGLPSAYADFVAAPLAAEMLDPEGIPAEPAGVPVVDTSAPALRQSSEKDEKLSKVVILTKQSKFEDLKQSLSAIGVTGITVTQVLGCGVQKGAGEYYRGVKVDMDLLPKVKVEVVVSKVPVAEVVAAARSALYTGHIGDGKIFVYDVEDVVRIRTGETGYDALQDENG, encoded by the coding sequence ATGGGTATATTCGGTTCGACGGGCATATGGTTTTTGATAGGCGCCATACTCGTCTGGTTTATGCAGGCAGGGTTTGCGATGGTGGAAACGGGTTTCACGCGCGCGAAAAACGCGGGCAACATCATCATGAAAAACCTTATGGATTTCTGCCTCGGCACGATCGTGTTCGTATTGCTCGGCGCGGGGCTGATGATGGGCGAGGACGTACTTTTCGGCTTGGTCGGGCTCCCCAATCTCGGCATTTTTACCGATTTTGCAAATTACGATTGGTCGGCGTTTTTCTTCAACCTCGTATTTTGCGCGACGACCGCGACCATCGTTTCGGGCGCGATGGCCGAGCGTACGAAATTTTTGTCCTATTGCATCTATTCTTGTGTGATCAGCGCGATCGTCTATCCCGTCGAGGCGCACTGGGCGTGGGGCGGCGGATGGCTCTCCAAAGAAATTCTGGGCGTGACATACATTGATTTTGCGGGATCCTCGCTGATCCACATGGTCGGCGGCATCTCCTCGTTTATCGGTGCGCTCATTCTCGGTCCCCGCTGGGGCAAGTATCTGGATAAGGATAAAAGGCCCACGCTTGACCGCAGAAAAGCAGTGCACGTCCGTGCGATTCCCGGGCACAACCTCACCATCGGCGCGCTGGGCGTATTCATTCTCTGGTTCTGCTGGTACGGATTCAACGGCGCGGCAGCGTCCGATATGACGCAGTTGGCGCAGATCCTCGTCGTAACGACGGTCGCGACGGCCGCAGCCACCTGCGCCACGATGATATTTACCTGGATCAAGAATAAAAAACCGGACGTTTCCATGACGCTCAACGGTTCGCTCGCGGGACTGGTCGCGATCACGGCAGGCTGCGCGGCGGTGGACGTGGTCGGCGCGTTTTTTATCGGCGTAGTTGCCGGGATCCTCGTAGTGGTCGCCGTTGAATTCATCGATAAAAAGTTACATATAGACGACCCCGTCGGCGCGATCGCGGTGCATGGCTGCAACGGTCTGTGGGGCACGCTTGCATGCGGACTGTTCTCGGTCGGCACGGGCTTGTTCTATACGGGTAACTTCGCGCAATTACTGGTACAGTTCATCGGTGTCGTCAGCATTGCGGCGTGGACGATCGTGTGCATGGTCGCTCTGTTCCTCATTCTCAAACGCACGGTCGGGCTCCGCGCTTCCAAAACGGAAGAGGTGGAAGGGCTCGACAAGCACGAACACGGTCTGCCCAGCGCATATGCGGATTTCGTGGCCGCGCCGCTCGCGGCTGAAATGCTCGATCCCGAAGGGATACCTGCCGAGCCTGCGGGCGTGCCGGTGGTCGATACTTCGGCGCCCGCGTTGCGGCAGAGTTCCGAAAAAGACGAAAAGTTATCGAAGGTAGTCATCCTTACCAAACAGTCCAAATTCGAAGACCTCAAACAGTCATTGAGCGCTATCGGCGTGACGGGTATCACGGTCACGCAGGTACTCGGCTGCGGCGTGCAGAAGGGCGCGGGCGAATATTACAGAGGCGTCAAGGTGGATATGGATCTGCTGCCCAAGGTCAAAGTCGAAGTGGTCGTCAGCAAAGTACCCGTAGCCGAAGTGGTCGCGGCGGCGCGCAGCGCGCTGTATACAGGGCATATCGGTGACGGGAAAATATTCGTCTACGACGTGGAAGACGTAGTCCGCATCCGCACGGGTGAAACGGGTTACGACGCCTTGCAGGACGAGAACGGATAA
- a CDS encoding bacterial Ig-like domain-containing protein, with translation MKKILILMLTLALSAACFAAFPAVAEESEAAPQNLLDFAGTDFGKNFYDADTGEVMLYGDDSRVYASTFMDYITDGKIKLADGTEKNMNELTFVMEATIAPAVLGVWTVPYLVFAKNGIDTYEYHVRANFVGGSTTTYFFQRADEVGNYAETVLGEFPFNGEIKTIESGGSYTVKIEYTGKKVSMQVLVNGEIAAECTDQELLPESYTPVFSFGDRSNGETVISGMKYYIKGAQLAKYATGITMETAPTDVEYGNELAGGSFKLNYMDGTSETLTLADLTVSGFDKNTVGKQTVTVSKAVLNQQIQTSFEVEVLDKETLDLSVEKTEYAYGEEFDLSSIKVVKKFASGKADEAVTAATTEFTISGYDAKTAGEQSVKITYKGTDFTVKVTVAEKTGCGSVLTVSFVGGALLSCVIAAVLTVCMKKRAK, from the coding sequence ATGAAAAAAATACTGATTCTTATGTTGACCTTGGCTTTGTCCGCCGCCTGCTTTGCGGCGTTTCCCGCTGTAGCGGAAGAAAGCGAAGCCGCACCGCAAAATCTGCTCGATTTTGCAGGAACCGATTTCGGTAAAAATTTTTACGATGCTGATACCGGAGAAGTGATGCTTTACGGCGATGATTCCCGAGTGTATGCATCTACCTTTATGGATTATATTACCGACGGAAAGATCAAGTTGGCGGACGGTACGGAAAAGAACATGAACGAACTGACGTTTGTCATGGAAGCGACCATAGCGCCGGCAGTGTTAGGAGTTTGGACGGTTCCTTATTTGGTATTTGCCAAAAACGGAATCGATACATACGAATATCATGTACGCGCAAACTTTGTAGGCGGCAGTACGACTACGTATTTTTTTCAACGTGCGGATGAAGTCGGGAATTACGCGGAAACAGTGCTGGGGGAGTTTCCTTTCAATGGCGAGATCAAGACGATTGAATCGGGTGGTTCCTATACGGTAAAAATCGAATATACCGGTAAAAAAGTGAGTATGCAAGTACTCGTGAACGGGGAAATTGCTGCGGAATGTACAGATCAAGAGTTGTTGCCTGAGAGTTACACCCCTGTCTTTTCTTTCGGGGATCGTTCAAATGGCGAAACGGTTATCAGCGGAATGAAATATTATATTAAAGGGGCTCAGCTAGCCAAATACGCGACGGGCATAACAATGGAAACTGCGCCGACAGACGTGGAATACGGCAATGAATTGGCGGGCGGCAGTTTCAAACTCAATTATATGGACGGCACGAGCGAGACTTTGACGCTTGCGGATCTGACCGTATCCGGCTTTGATAAGAACACGGTCGGAAAGCAGACGGTAACTGTTTCCAAAGCAGTTTTGAACCAGCAGATACAAACGAGTTTTGAAGTTGAAGTACTCGATAAAGAAACTTTGGATTTGAGCGTCGAAAAGACAGAATATGCCTATGGCGAAGAATTTGATCTTTCGAGTATCAAAGTCGTCAAAAAGTTTGCGAGCGGCAAAGCCGACGAGGCTGTAACTGCGGCGACCACCGAGTTTACGATCAGCGGATACGACGCCAAGACAGCGGGCGAACAAAGCGTCAAAATCACCTACAAAGGTACGGATTTTACTGTAAAAGTAACGGTCGCGGAAAAAACGGGTTGCGGCTCTGTTTTAACCGTATCTTTTGTAGGCGGAGCGCTCTTATCATGCGTAATAGCTGCGGTACTCACCGTATGCATGAAAAAAAGAGCAAAATAA
- a CDS encoding glutamine synthetase III family protein gives MKVPELFASNVFNRQIMQDKLPKEIYRSLLKTIDEGAPLDMSVANVVANAMKDWAVEKGATHFTHWFQPMTGVTAEKHDSFISPTKDGKVIMEFSGKELVVGEPDASSFPSGGVRATFEARGYTAWDPTSFAFVKDGTLYIPTAFFSYSGEVLDKKTPLLKSMAALNEQALRILRLFGNETVKRVYPTIGAEQEYFLIDRKMYDARKDLVFTGRTLFGAKAPKGQELEDHYFGAIKTRVSEYMKDLDEELWKLGILAKTKHNEVAPSQHELAPVFTSTNVASDQNQLVMETMKKVAGRHGLYCLLHEKPFAGINGSGKHNNWSMSTDTGMNLLDPGSTPAENGQFMLFLTAVIKAVNEHQDLLRLSVASAGNDHRLGANEAPPAIVSVFLGEELEAVIDSLERGVKYSDKGRKTMKLGVDTLPELPKDTTDRNRTSPFAFTGNKFEFRMVGASLSLAGPNIIINTIVADALRTFAEELEGAKDFNAALHDLVVRELKENGRILFNGNNYSEEWAKEAARRGLLNLKNAAEALPLFADKKNIGLFERNGVFTAREVVTRTDIMLENYCKVLNIEALTMIEMAKRDIWPAVNEYIETLCNTARSKKEAGAAAAADRRLIQKLSADNDAMFERAEALEGLLVEGKACGTPALLAAFFAEKVIPVMCELRMYADGMELDTAAKVWPFPTYGDILFSM, from the coding sequence ATGAAAGTCCCCGAATTGTTCGCATCGAACGTATTCAACCGTCAGATCATGCAGGATAAACTGCCGAAAGAAATTTACAGATCGCTCTTAAAAACCATCGACGAGGGCGCGCCGCTGGATATGAGCGTGGCAAACGTGGTCGCCAACGCGATGAAGGATTGGGCGGTGGAAAAGGGCGCCACGCACTTTACCCATTGGTTCCAGCCCATGACGGGCGTCACCGCCGAAAAGCACGATTCTTTTATATCGCCCACCAAAGACGGCAAAGTCATCATGGAATTTTCGGGCAAGGAACTGGTCGTGGGCGAACCCGATGCGTCGAGTTTCCCCAGCGGCGGCGTGCGCGCGACTTTCGAGGCGCGCGGCTATACCGCGTGGGACCCGACCTCCTTCGCCTTCGTCAAGGACGGCACCCTTTATATCCCCACGGCATTCTTTTCGTACAGCGGCGAAGTACTGGATAAAAAGACGCCGCTTCTCAAAAGTATGGCTGCGCTCAACGAGCAGGCGCTGCGCATATTGCGCCTGTTCGGCAACGAAACGGTCAAGCGCGTGTATCCCACCATCGGCGCGGAACAGGAATATTTCCTCATCGATCGTAAAATGTACGACGCGCGCAAAGATCTTGTTTTTACGGGACGCACGCTGTTCGGTGCGAAAGCCCCGAAAGGGCAGGAGTTGGAAGACCATTATTTCGGAGCGATTAAGACACGCGTTTCCGAATACATGAAGGACTTGGACGAAGAATTGTGGAAACTGGGCATTTTGGCAAAGACAAAACACAACGAAGTCGCGCCCAGCCAACACGAACTCGCCCCCGTCTTTACGAGCACGAACGTCGCCTCCGATCAGAACCAACTCGTGATGGAAACGATGAAAAAGGTCGCAGGCCGTCACGGATTGTATTGCTTGCTTCATGAAAAGCCTTTTGCGGGCATCAACGGCAGCGGCAAGCACAATAACTGGTCGATGAGTACGGATACGGGAATGAACCTGCTCGATCCCGGCTCCACACCTGCGGAAAACGGGCAGTTCATGCTCTTTCTGACGGCGGTCATCAAGGCTGTCAACGAGCATCAGGATCTTCTGCGCCTGTCCGTCGCGAGCGCCGGCAACGACCATCGTCTTGGCGCGAACGAAGCGCCGCCCGCCATCGTATCGGTGTTTTTGGGCGAAGAACTGGAAGCGGTCATCGATTCGTTGGAGAGGGGCGTCAAGTACAGCGACAAGGGAAGAAAAACGATGAAACTCGGCGTAGATACGCTGCCCGAGTTGCCGAAGGATACGACCGACCGCAACCGCACTTCTCCCTTTGCTTTTACGGGCAATAAATTCGAATTCCGCATGGTCGGCGCTTCTCTGTCGCTTGCGGGTCCGAACATCATCATCAACACCATCGTCGCGGACGCGCTGCGTACCTTTGCCGAAGAACTGGAAGGGGCAAAAGATTTCAATGCGGCATTGCACGATCTGGTGGTACGCGAGTTGAAGGAGAACGGGCGGATCCTGTTCAACGGCAACAACTATTCGGAGGAATGGGCGAAAGAAGCGGCGCGGCGCGGCTTGCTGAACTTGAAAAATGCGGCGGAAGCGCTCCCTCTCTTTGCGGATAAAAAGAATATCGGTCTTTTTGAGCGCAACGGCGTATTCACCGCGCGCGAAGTCGTCACCCGCACGGATATCATGCTCGAAAATTACTGCAAGGTGCTCAACATAGAGGCTCTTACCATGATTGAGATGGCAAAGCGGGATATCTGGCCCGCCGTCAACGAATACATCGAAACGCTGTGCAACACCGCTCGCAGTAAAAAGGAGGCGGGCGCCGCAGCGGCTGCGGATCGTCGGCTCATACAAAAACTGTCCGCCGACAACGATGCGATGTTCGAGAGGGCGGAGGCGCTGGAAGGGCTGCTCGTGGAAGGCAAAGCGTGCGGGACGCCCGCGCTGCTCGCGGCATTTTTTGCGGAAAAAGTCATACCCGTCATGTGCGAACTGCGCATGTACGCGGACGGAATGGAGTTGGATACCGCCGCGAAGGTCTGGCCTTTCCCGACATACGGCGATATACTTTTCAGCATGTAA
- a CDS encoding nucleoside phosphorylase-I family protein has protein sequence MKKNILVTGALILAAVIFVTSGICVFAAEKNSFPPAGVYFARHEHYTAWTDSAYNPYFTLQVYEVKGGERFLEYEDILLRDENGKDYSLKDASIQVIFSDVYFTSYRLVCVLDRNNLPKDETVFTYAVMRGTEKNNIFPIGRVTVSIGDCNSALTFAGATASAEELQSYNVKVTNAGDGSVTVTGLDFSLEGIRAEFGYYDNENRYFQIGDGVRLAKGDSVILHCTFEGNDAFRSIPFSEFKPLVVFRTGREEMRVSVNNKATYFAALGRAEIKNYLRGLSSGTTV, from the coding sequence ATGAAAAAAAACATTCTTGTCACGGGCGCTTTGATTTTGGCTGCAGTCATATTCGTGACGAGCGGGATATGCGTGTTTGCGGCGGAAAAGAACTCTTTTCCGCCTGCGGGCGTGTATTTTGCGCGGCATGAACATTATACTGCGTGGACGGACAGTGCTTATAATCCATATTTTACTTTGCAGGTCTACGAAGTCAAGGGGGGAGAAAGATTCCTTGAATACGAGGATATTCTTTTGAGGGACGAAAACGGTAAAGATTATTCATTAAAGGATGCAAGTATTCAAGTTATTTTTTCGGATGTGTACTTTACGAGTTATCGTCTCGTGTGCGTGCTGGACAGAAATAATTTGCCGAAAGACGAGACTGTGTTTACTTACGCCGTTATGCGGGGAACAGAGAAGAACAATATTTTCCCGATAGGAAGAGTTACCGTATCCATTGGAGATTGTAATAGTGCTTTGACGTTTGCGGGTGCTACGGCGAGCGCCGAGGAACTGCAAAGTTACAATGTAAAAGTAACGAATGCGGGAGACGGCAGTGTGACTGTTACCGGGCTTGATTTTTCGTTGGAAGGCATTCGTGCGGAATTCGGTTATTATGACAATGAAAATCGCTATTTCCAAATTGGAGACGGCGTGCGGCTTGCCAAAGGGGATTCCGTAATTTTACACTGTACGTTTGAGGGAAACGATGCCTTTCGGTCAATACCGTTCAGCGAATTTAAACCGCTCGTGGTTTTTCGCACGGGGAGAGAAGAGATGCGCGTTTCCGTAAATAATAAAGCGACCTATTTTGCCGCTTTGGGACGTGCGGAAATTAAAAATTATTTGAGGGGCTTATCGAGTGGAACGACTGTTTGA